ACTTTAAACTGTGCAGTTTTAATTTTTAAATAACACTTCTTGATACACAATATATTGTAGTTGCCCAATTTATTGGGCGCTCTATGCTGTGCCTGATAAATCAGGCAACTACATTACGACACAGTCTGATTGTTATACTGTTAAACTGCTAAATTGCTAAACCGCTGAACTGGAAAATTGTTTCTTATAACAGCTTAGCAATTTATAGGGTTAGGGTATGATGAAACTAATTATTGGATTAGGTAATCCCGGGATAAGGTATCGCTGGACAAGGCATAACATGGGATTCCGGGTTGTTGAAGGGTTAGCAAAAAAACACCGGATTTCCCTTACCCGGAAAAAGTTCAAGTCGGTTTTCGGAAATGGTTTTATCGGTGAAGAAAAGGTAACCATAGTTAAGCCGTTAAGGTATGTTAACTTAAGCGGCAGAGAGATCAAATCCTTTATTGACTGGCTTAAGCCGGAGCTTAATGATATAATCGTTATCTGTGATGACCTGAATTTAGAACTCGGCCGGATCCGGATCCGGCAGGCTGGCAGCGCAGGCGGCCACAACGGCTTGAGATCGATCATTGATTGTTTAGGCACATCCAGGTTCCCCCGTTTGAGAATAGGCATAGCCCGGGGGAAAATAAGAATGGATCTGTCTTCTTATGTCTTGGATAAATTTAAAAAAAAAGATAAGCCGGTGGTTAAAGAGACGGTAGGCCGGGCAGCAGAGGCGGTCGAAATTGCCGTCAAAGAAGGATTGGTTTCTGCGATGAACAAATTTAATTAGAATAGGATTATGCCTATCTGAAGGAGGTAGATTGTGATTAAAAAAGAGAATATAGAAACAGCAGCGCTGCAAATGGCTCTCACCGAAAAAACAGAAGACAAAAACAACCTTGCTAAAGATATTATTGAAGCCGCCCGGCAGGCCGGGGTTTATCCGGCAAGTATAAACCGGTTTTATCAGGCCAGAGGCAAATCTGAATTTACAGGGCTTACGGTCCCGGCTATAAATTTAAGAACCCTGACCTATGATTTGGCCCGGGCAATATTCAGGGTAGCCAGGAAGAAATCCAGCGGTGCATTTATATTTGAAATAGCCAGGACGGAAATGGCCTATACCGGCCAATCTCCGGTAGAATACGTCGGCAGCTGCTTGGCTGCTGCTCTCGACGAGGGATTTTCAGGGCCGGTATTCATTCAGGGAGATCACTTCCAGGTTAAGCAGAGTAGATATAGCCAGGATTCCGCCAAAGAGATAGAAGAGATTAAATCTTTGATCAGAGAGTCGATCGGCGCCGGATTTTATAATATCGATATTGATTCTTCCACGCTGGTAGATTTGTCCAAGCCAACGCTTGAAGAACAACAGAGGATTAATTATGAGGTATGTGCCGAGCTGACAAAGTTCATCCGCCAGGTCCAGCCTCAGGGAGTCGAGGTTTCAGTAGGAGGCGAGATAGGCGAAATAGGAGGAAAGAACTCCACTGCCGAAGAACTGCGGGCGTTTATCAAAGGATACAGAAAGTCGCTGGGAGAGGGCATTGGCGGGATCAGCAAAATAAGCGTTCAAACAGGGACTGCCCACGGAGGAGTGGTCCTTCCTGACGGAAACATAGCCAAGGTCAAGCTGGATTTTGAGACATTGATGAAATTGTCCAGGATAGCCCGTTTTGAATTCGGGCTTGCCGGTGCGGTTCAGCATGGAGCATCTACCCTGCCTCGTGAAGCATTCAATAAATTTCCCGAGGTAGAGACCGCTGAGGTGCACCTGGCTACCCAATTTCAGAATATGGTTTATGAAAGCAAAGATTTTCCTTCCGGGTTAAGAGATAAGATCTATGATTGGATAAAGAAGGAAAAGAAAAATGAAAGAACCAGCGGCCAGACAGAAGAACAGTTTATCTATAAAACGAGGAAAAAAGCGTTCGAGCCCTTTAAAAAAGATATTCTCGGCCTTCCGGCCGAAACACGCCGGGTGATCGCTGAACAGGTTGAGGAAGAATTTGAATTCTTATTTGATAAGCTTAATATTGCGAATACAAAGGATTTAATATCTAACTACTATTAATATTGCGTATTGCGTAAAATTGAGAAGCTCTAACGCAATACGCATCACGCACGATGCACAACGAATTAGATTTTTTTAAGCGCTACAACAGCGATCCCGGCAAAAATGATATTAGCCAGCCAGGCGCTGAGCAAAGGCGGGATAAAACCTCC
This genomic window from Candidatus Omnitrophota bacterium contains:
- a CDS encoding class II fructose-bisphosphate aldolase, translated to MIKKENIETAALQMALTEKTEDKNNLAKDIIEAARQAGVYPASINRFYQARGKSEFTGLTVPAINLRTLTYDLARAIFRVARKKSSGAFIFEIARTEMAYTGQSPVEYVGSCLAAALDEGFSGPVFIQGDHFQVKQSRYSQDSAKEIEEIKSLIRESIGAGFYNIDIDSSTLVDLSKPTLEEQQRINYEVCAELTKFIRQVQPQGVEVSVGGEIGEIGGKNSTAEELRAFIKGYRKSLGEGIGGISKISVQTGTAHGGVVLPDGNIAKVKLDFETLMKLSRIARFEFGLAGAVQHGASTLPREAFNKFPEVETAEVHLATQFQNMVYESKDFPSGLRDKIYDWIKKEKKNERTSGQTEEQFIYKTRKKAFEPFKKDILGLPAETRRVIAEQVEEEFEFLFDKLNIANTKDLISNYY
- the pth gene encoding aminoacyl-tRNA hydrolase, which gives rise to MMKLIIGLGNPGIRYRWTRHNMGFRVVEGLAKKHRISLTRKKFKSVFGNGFIGEEKVTIVKPLRYVNLSGREIKSFIDWLKPELNDIIVICDDLNLELGRIRIRQAGSAGGHNGLRSIIDCLGTSRFPRLRIGIARGKIRMDLSSYVLDKFKKKDKPVVKETVGRAAEAVEIAVKEGLVSAMNKFN